In Triticum aestivum cultivar Chinese Spring chromosome 5B, IWGSC CS RefSeq v2.1, whole genome shotgun sequence, the following proteins share a genomic window:
- the LOC123114904 gene encoding uncharacterized protein, translating into MRWHDEGRTKDGKIRHPADAECWKDLDARYPDFAADPRNPRLGIGSDGVNPFRSMSSKHSTWPVMLIPYNLPPWICMKETSLILSMIIPGPASPGNDIDIYLQPLIDELLQLWDGVDTFDASSQETFPLKAALLWTLNDFPALAYLYGWSTSGKYGCPSCGPSTRSFRLNKSMKLCYMGHRRWLPQGHIFRNRRRQEFDGTKETELAPTTMSGTSALKMLQGRVFVLGKKANVAKKAKGGKKKKNSEKETENYQEPKRKRKAGNKKSIKNQGKPEKKPEDWFKKKSIFFNLPYWELNKLRHNLDVMHIEKNVFDNLIGTLLNIDSKTKDGLNARLDLAEIGENGIRHDLHPVEDNNGKTVLPDAPFTMSRKQQEVLCSVMHNIRTSDGYASNFSRHVNMKDCTISGLKSHDCHVILEDILPLALRSCYPHKEVMTVVIGLSNFFKKLCSKVLDVSELDKLQESIVMTLCNMERIFLPSFFTIMVHLMVHLVEEVKLGGPVHYRWMYPLERSFVRLKALVRNRAFPEGSIAEGYLAQECLTFCSRFLEGTTRFTRPSRNPAPSEKIKDLYMFNSAGEPIGKAIPVGQFNSRLVIQAHRYVLRHCDELADFRKEFVAEENSKRCESAKLTEADSTKLINGHFADWLEQKVVFFNCDWYDVYHKVGIQTDEFGFILVNKSRKIHTGDQLEDDPFVFSSQVQQVFYVQDPKAELWNVVVEVRPRDLFDMGDEESSDETD; encoded by the exons ATGCGTTGGCACGACGAGGGTCGTACCAAAGATGGAAAGATACGGCATCCGGCTGATGCCgagtgttggaaagatcttgatgcTAGATACCCCGATTTTGCTGCTGATCCTCGTAATCCGCGCCTTGGCATTGGAAGTGATGGAGTTAACCCTTTCCGGAGTATGAGTTCAAAACATAGTACCTGGCCAGTGATGCTTATCCCGTACAACCTACCGCCTTGGATTTGCATGAAAGAAACATCTCTAATTTTATCAATGATCATTCCTGGACCAGCTTCCCCTGGGAATGACATTGATATATATTTGCAGCCACTGATTGATGAGCTCTTACAATTATGGGATGGTGTAGACACATTTGACGCTTCCTCGCAGGAGACATTTCCTCTCAAGGCTGCACTATTATGGACTTTAAATGATTTTCCGGCATTAGCTTACCTGTACGGTTGGAGCACAAGTGGTAAATATGGGTGTCCATCATGTGGTCCTTCTACAAGATCATTTCGCCTAAATAAGAGTATGAAACTTTGTTATATGGGCCACCGTCGCTGGTTACCACAGGGTCACATATTTCGAAACCGAAGGAGGCAAGAGTTTGATGGCACTAAAGAGACTGAACTGGCACCGACAACTATGAGTGGTACTTCAGCTTTGAAAATGTTGCAAGGCAGAGTGTTTGTGTTAGGCAAAAAAGCCAATGTAGCCAAGAAAGCAAAGGGCGGAAAGAAG AAAAAAAACAGTGAAAAAGAAACTGAAAATTATCAAGAACCGAAGCGTAAAAGGAAGGCAGGCAACAAGAagtcaattaagaaccaaggtaaGCCTGAGAAGAAGCCAGAGGATTGGTTCAAAAAAAAATCAATATTTTTCAACTTGCCATATTGGGAACTTAACAAGTTAAGGCACaatctcgatgtaatgcacatAGAAAAGAATGTGTTTGATAATTTAATTGGAACGTTGTTGAATATTGATTCTAAAACAAAGGATGGCCTAAATGCACGGCTTGACTTGGCAGAAATTGGTGAAAATGGAATTCGACATGATCTTCATCCTGTTGAAGATAATAATGGAAAAACAGTATTGCCTGATGCACCATTTACTATGTCTAGAAAACAGCAAGAAGTACTTTGTTCAGTGATGCATAATATTAGGACTTCCGATGGATATGCATCAAATTTTTCTAGGCATGTCAACATGAAAGATTGTACAATCTCAGGTCTCAAAAGCCATGATTGTCATGTTATTCTGGAAGatattcttcctctagcacttcGATCCTGTTACCCGCACAAAGAGGTCATGACAGTAGTTATCGGGCTGTCTAATTTCTTCAAGAAGCTATGCTCGAAAGTGTTAGATGTCTCTGAGCTTGACAAACTTCAAGAGAGTATTGTGATGACACTTTGCAATATGGAGAGAATTTTTCTTCCATCATTCTTTACTATCATGGTGCATTTAATGGTGCACTTGGTTGAAGAAGTTAAACTTGGTGGTCCAGTGCACTATCGATGGATGTACCCTCTGGAGAG ATCATTTGTCCGGCTGAAAGCACTTGTGCGCAATAGAGCATTTCCTGAAGGTTCAATTGCTGAAGGGTATCTTGCCCAAGAATGCTTGACCTTTTGTTCAAGATTTCTAGAAGGAACTACACGTTTTACAAGACCATCAAGAAACCCTGCTCCGTCAGAAAAGATAAAAGATTTGTACATGTTCAATAGTGCTGGTGAACCAATTGGAAAGGCTATCCCGGTTGGGCAGTTTAATAGCCGTCTTGTAATTCAAGCACATCGATATGTCTTACGACATTGTGATGAACTTGCAGATTTCCGCAA AGAATTTGTGGCCGAAGAGAATAGCAAACGATGTGAGTCAGCTAAATTGACAGAAGCTGATAGCACTAAGTTAATTAATGGACACTTTGCTGACTGGTTGGAACAAAAG GTGGTGTTCTTTAATTGTGATTGGTATGATGTCTACCACAAAGTTGGCATTCAAACCGATGAGTTTGGGTTCATTCTTGTGAACAAGTCTCGGAAAATACACACAGGAGATCAGTTAGAGGATGATCCTTTTGTATTTTCTTCCCAGGTGCAGCAGGTTTTCTATGTTCAAGATCCAAAAGCTGAACTATGGAATGTAGTAGTGGAAGTCAGGCCTCGTGACCTTTTTGACATGGGTGATGAAGAATCATCAGATGAAACAGATTAG